In one window of Corynebacterium incognita DNA:
- a CDS encoding DUF402 domain-containing protein, with translation MSVDLHPVKQESFDTDRDINVDPKGFKRVVDTFTETDFGLYMGRGADHPDFGYLESWLLPELNLRVNIFHFREGAEKEQDFYIDVAAITRDGDTWHTRDLYVDLVSLTGSPISVMDIDELSAATSAGLISAEDTELAIETTLSAVEGITRNADDVTAWLQSKGIKLTWAAEVELAPAGAR, from the coding sequence ATGTCCGTTGACTTGCACCCGGTCAAGCAGGAATCGTTTGACACCGATCGTGACATCAACGTCGATCCGAAGGGATTTAAGCGCGTCGTCGACACGTTTACAGAGACGGACTTTGGCCTGTACATGGGCCGCGGCGCCGACCACCCCGATTTCGGCTACCTCGAATCGTGGCTTCTCCCCGAGCTCAACCTGCGGGTCAACATCTTCCACTTCCGCGAGGGCGCGGAAAAAGAACAGGATTTCTACATCGACGTCGCCGCTATCACCCGCGACGGAGATACCTGGCACACCCGCGACCTGTACGTCGATTTGGTATCGCTAACGGGTTCCCCCATTTCCGTGATGGACATCGACGAGCTGTCAGCCGCCACCTCCGCTGGACTCATCTCCGCCGAGGATACGGAACTGGCCATCGAAACCACGCTGTCCGCCGTCGAGGGCATCACCCGCAACGCTGACGACGTCACCGCCTGGCTTCAGTCCAAGGGAATCAAACTAACCTGGGCGGCTGAGGTTGAACTGGCGCCAGCGGGTGCGCGGTAG
- a CDS encoding DUF808 domain-containing protein: protein MPGGLLAVLDDVAVIARSAAASIDDVGVLAGKTSVKAAGVVVDDAAVTPQYVSGVNPARELPMIWKITKGSLRNKLIIILPIALLLSWLAPWALTPILMCGGAFLCFEGAEKILHKLLSHDEQAEEKQVIDETPEEAEKRLVNSAITTDLILSAEIMVISLNEIAAESFWMRAAVLIAVGIGITFAVYGAVGLLVKIDDIGLKMTEKNPSSKLGPALVKGMPYVLSAIGIIGTAAMLWVGGHIVYNGLHEFGINQPYQFIHDMAAAVPAGILAWLVDTALAMVVGFIVGLVVVGVVKLVTPLLPKKSTESSAAA, encoded by the coding sequence ATGCCGGGTGGGCTTTTGGCAGTGCTTGATGACGTCGCAGTCATCGCTAGATCGGCAGCGGCCAGCATCGACGACGTCGGTGTGCTCGCGGGTAAGACCTCGGTGAAGGCTGCCGGCGTGGTCGTGGACGACGCAGCCGTCACTCCGCAGTACGTCTCAGGGGTGAATCCCGCGCGCGAGCTGCCCATGATCTGGAAGATCACCAAGGGTTCGCTGCGCAACAAACTCATCATCATTTTGCCCATCGCGCTCTTGTTGTCGTGGCTGGCGCCCTGGGCGCTGACACCGATCCTCATGTGTGGCGGCGCCTTCTTGTGTTTCGAGGGCGCCGAGAAGATACTGCACAAGCTCCTGTCCCATGACGAGCAGGCAGAGGAAAAGCAGGTCATCGATGAGACCCCAGAGGAAGCTGAAAAGCGCCTCGTCAACTCCGCCATTACTACTGACCTCATCCTCTCCGCGGAGATCATGGTTATTTCCCTCAACGAGATCGCGGCGGAGTCATTCTGGATGCGCGCGGCCGTTCTCATCGCGGTCGGTATCGGCATCACCTTCGCCGTGTACGGCGCCGTGGGCCTGCTGGTCAAAATTGATGACATCGGCCTCAAAATGACCGAAAAGAACCCTTCATCCAAGCTCGGCCCCGCACTGGTCAAAGGCATGCCCTATGTGCTGAGCGCCATCGGCATCATCGGCACGGCCGCCATGCTGTGGGTCGGCGGGCACATCGTGTACAACGGCCTGCACGAGTTTGGCATCAATCAGCCTTATCAATTCATCCACGACATGGCCGCCGCCGTTCCGGCGGGGATCTTGGCTTGGCTAGTCGACACCGCCCTGGCCATGGTCGTTGGCTTCATCGTCGGCCTCGTCGTGGTGGGCGTCGTAAAGCTGGTCACGCCACTGCTGCCCAAGAAGTCCACTGAGTCCTCCGCCGCTGCCTAA